The bacterium genomic interval GACGTGCATCAGCACCGCCAGCACCACAATGGAGGCGATGGTGATGGTCAGGCCGGTGTAGCCATGCCAGAAGAACGCGTACGAGAACAGCACCAGGAACAGCAACTGGGCCGGGGCGACTACGGTGAACGTGAACCGCCCGCCCAGGACGCGCACCACGTAGCTCACCACCAGCAGCACCGACACCGCCGCCGCGATCACGAACGTCGGGCCGATAGGCAGGTGGTCGGCCAGGTACGAAAACAGCAGATGGAAGGCAAAGAACGCCGCCGCGATGAAGAAGAAGTGCATCGGGTGGAGGTTCTTGCCCTGCGTCAGGCCGATGATGACGACTACACAGACAAAGAACAGCAGCCCGACCGGCGCGAAGTACGCGATGCGGGAGGCCACCGGCCCGGCGTTGAGCTTCTCGGGCACCTCCACACCCGCCGCGAACCCCGAGATCAGCGTGCCGAAGTCCCACACCAGCCTGGTCCCGCCGCCCTCGACCGGCTGCCTGTCCGTGGGCGACAGCGTCTTGGGCGGGAAGTTCACCCGGTCGAAGTGCGTCATCACGGTCAGCTTGAAGTTGCGAATGTTCGCGACATAGTCCCCGAACTTGTACTGCCAGGTCTCCAGCCCCCGCGTGTCGTAGTGGACGTGCAGTCTGCCCTTCTGCCCTGGCCGCAGTTGCACCTTGCCCGCGATGACGCCCTGGCCCGGCGCGGGGAAGAGCGGCTTGCCGTTGAGCGTGCAGGCGAAGTTGGCGTAGCTGGCGCTCGTGTTGGGCAGGGCGAAGGTGGCGTCCGCCCAGACCGCGCTGTCATAGCCGTGGCTGATGGTGTAGTCCGCATCGAAGCTGACGTTGTAGCACCGGTACCATAGCAGGCCCTTGCGCCTCAGGTCCAGCTTCATGTCGGCCCGGATGTCGTTGCTGTCGGCCAGGATGCCCTGCGGCACCCATACGGTCGTGCGCTTGCCCTTCTCGCGCCGGGTCTCCGCGTGCGAGATGGTGAAGGCGGGGGCCGTCTGCACGATGGGCTGGCCCCACAGGCCCTCGACCTGGTCGCGCAGGTTGGCGTTGGCCTCGCGGGTGCGCTGGGTGACGCTGCCCCCCAGGATGGCCCAGCAGATGGAGATGACGACAAAGATCAGGAAGATCCAGACCAGACGTCCGGCATTCATGGCTTGCCGCCTTTCCCCGGGGGACGGCCCAGCCTAGTCCCCCTGGTATGGTCTCAGTCTCCCTAGCAGAACACCCGGGCCGTGCTTGAAGTGCCACCCAAAGCGCGCTGCGGCCAGCCGCAGCGCCTGCTTCACCTCTTGGTCGCGGTTGTGACAGAACAGATTCCAGGCCACCAGGTGCGCCCATCCGGCGCCCAGTCGGGCCACCCGGACGCAGTACAGCAGGGCCGTCGGGAATCGGCCCTTGTGCAGCCGCCAGTACGTGTACTCGGCCATCGTCTGGCGGAAGTCAGACTGGAAACCGTGCGCCGGCGCCGACGAGGCGTCTTCCTCGTGCCTGGCGTACGCCGCTGGCACGATGACCCGCCGCCACCCCCACCGTTTGATCCGCAGGCACCAGTCTATGTCATCATACCACATGGACAGCCGCTCCTCCATGCCGCCAACCTGCTCGACGACCTCGCGCCGCACCATCAGCGCCGCCCCGACGATCCAGTCCACGTCGTAGCACTCAGCCTCGCGGCGGAAGGCGCGGACCATCCGGACCTCGAGGCGCCGGCTTGCGCGAGGCGGGAGCAGCGCCAGCCGCAGGCGGGGGAAGACGCCGGCGGGGGTGCTGCGGCCGTCGGGCGACCAGGAGGGGCTGCAGGCGCCGACATCGGGGCGGGTGTCCATCGCGTACACCAGCTCATCCAGGCAGCCGCGCGTCAACTCGGCGTC includes:
- a CDS encoding inner membrane CreD family protein, whose protein sequence is MNAGRLVWIFLIFVVISICWAILGGSVTQRTREANANLRDQVEGLWGQPIVQTAPAFTISHAETRREKGKRTTVWVPQGILADSNDIRADMKLDLRRKGLLWYRCYNVSFDADYTISHGYDSAVWADATFALPNTSASYANFACTLNGKPLFPAPGQGVIAGKVQLRPGQKGRLHVHYDTRGLETWQYKFGDYVANIRNFKLTVMTHFDRVNFPPKTLSPTDRQPVEGGGTRLVWDFGTLISGFAAGVEVPEKLNAGPVASRIAYFAPVGLLFFVCVVVIIGLTQGKNLHPMHFFFIAAAFFAFHLLFSYLADHLPIGPTFVIAAAVSVLLVVSYVVRVLGGRFTFTVVAPAQLLFLVLFSYAFFWHGYTGLTITIASIVVLAVLMHVTAGVKWDEKVVSPPRPPYRPPYPPSPAPPRPAPPAPPTGDRG
- a CDS encoding glycosyltransferase family 2 protein; its protein translation is MLSPEGAVSVSVIIINRNARALLSRAIVSARQWAGRQTVETIVVDNGSTDGSAEMVRGLYSNAQLITNAEDVGRAAACNQGLARARGRYILFLNSDAELTRGCLDELVYAMDTRPDVGACSPSWSPDGRSTPAGVFPRLRLALLPPRASRRLEVRMVRAFRREAECYDVDWIVGAALMVRREVVEQVGGMEERLSMWYDDIDWCLRIKRWGWRRVIVPAAYARHEEDASSAPAHGFQSDFRQTMAEYTYWRLHKGRFPTALLYCVRVARLGAGWAHLVAWNLFCHNRDQEVKQALRLAAARFGWHFKHGPGVLLGRLRPYQGD